The sequence below is a genomic window from Carassius carassius chromosome 45, fCarCar2.1, whole genome shotgun sequence.
tgaatgagaaggtgtgtccaaacttttggtctgtactgtatatataaggtaaaaatacaaaaaaactgtatttttgatcaaattaatgcagcataagagaatacatttgtttttttaaacttacaACCATATATCAATACTATGTACTATGatcaaaattaatgtatttatatatatatatatatatatatatatatatatatatatatatatatatatatatatatatatcaatttaaaGATTCATCATTTTCAGTGTGGCCCTATTTATCATCCCCAGTCTATGAAAATTCAGCCCCAACTCAAAGTCTAAAGCTATGTGCATAATTTAAAATATCTCATAAAATACAATCTTATCTTTCACAGAGGACAACCAGCTTTCAAAAACCAGAGTTCTTCAGATACGACTGGAGCCATCTGAGCACTCTCAGTAAGTTTGAACCCATGTCCTTTTTCCCTAtccatttatttaaacacaatttcCACTCAGGTCCTCATTTCCTCATGCTCTCTTTAGACGCCAGGAAGTGATGCAGAACGTGATGCGTATCCTGGAATCAGTGGAGGTCAAATGGGAGCACTTCCAGACATGGACTGACTTCTCCCGTCTCCACCTGTCCAATAAGCTGGCCATCTTCGGAGTGGGCTACAACACGCGGTGGCGAGAGGAGATCCGCTACCACTACGCAGAAATCAGCTCACAGGTTCCTCTGGGAAAACGACTGCGGGAATACTTCAACCCTGAGAAGGCCGAGGGCAGGGTTATCATGACCAAGGTGCAGAAGATGAACTGGaaaaatgtgtattataaatTCCTAGACATCACTATTAGCGAAGCTCGCTGTTTGGAGCTCCACATGGAAGTGGACTGGATCTCGATCGCACAAACGAGGGCGGCAGGGTGCAGCAACGGCTCCCAGTACCTTCTACCAGGGGGCATCCCAAAAACGTATGGACTGTATGCAATAGGCTATGAGGAGATGAGTGGGTCCAATTCTTCGCCTAGCACAGAGGACAAGTCTTCCCCCTCACAGGAAGAAGAGGAGACGGACCATTGCGAGAATTTGGAGAAGGACAAGAGGCCATCATCCAAAGTCACTTACAGTTACCTCGGCATTGCGGAGGAAAGGACGCTACAGCAGTGTCTGTTCCAGCACTTTCAGACTTCAGGCAAACACTACACCCGAGGGGAGCCTTCGGCTGTAACCAGGTTTCTGCAGGACAACTGCACCGGCCAGACCAAGGAGGGCGTCCTCTCTGGATTACACATCTACATTAAGTTTATCGAGGTGGAGCTGGACTTTCTCTCCGCCGGGTCTTTAGTGGAATGTTTAGAGACTGCGATCGGTTATTCGTTAAAGTTTAACAAGAAGGATGCACTGTAGCCAATTACATTTGCCAATGAATCTCTTTAAAGCCAGGATTTTGAAATGTAAACTTGAACTTAAAGTATATATGTGGTATGTCAGGCACAGTGTGTTCCGAAAGGGGTCATATGTAGTCTCCTTTGCAGTAATTGTCTCTATCAGGGAGCGTAAACGGGAGCAAACTGCCTTTATTTAAACCTCTCGAGATCCAAACGCAGGAACTGTTCGGGGGGGGGATCCTTAATCAGAACTCTTAATTAATCTAAGTATAAAGTCTATCTATATagaagtttaaatatatatatttaagagtaTATATTGATATTGTCAAGCATTCCAGCATTTCCAATTAGAGCATTCAAAGAATGTTTTTCATAAAGAGTTTTTcaatgtttggtttttatttgtgagtTCACACAGTGTCTTTATGTATGATTGTTTCCAGGTCACAGTCTTGTTTACGTGTTTGgaaggacaaaaaaataaatagatgaaaTGACGTGCTGTTCATTCgctttctgattttaaatttgtgcggtttaagtttttatttatccaAACGGTGCTGTcggaattaaaatattattattaaatgtttcttgaagtcCCTTATATACACATTAAGTCATGGCATGTCAAATgtaaaattaagatacatttactATGAAATTGAACTATAAGaatatgaagtcttgttttcaGAGAAATTTAACTAAATTAAGTTGAAACAAGAATAAACATCTGCCAGTGTGGTATGAAAACTTGTTTTGCCTTGAATTAAGTTGATTTTTCTAAACTTATtggatatttgttcttgttttaatcgtCAATTCACCTAacttttcaaaataaatcaaGCATAAAACAAGACCTTTTATTCCATGTCattctgtttctctgtttctttGCACAGTGATCAGGTGGTATAATATGTTATTTCCAAATACTAGTTAGgtattcaagcaataattaacttattttttatttttaaacgacTGTTAAATGAAATAGAGATctgttggaatttttttttttttactttgaagtgATGTTAATACAACACGACATTTACaagacatttaaatttaaaaaccaTAATGAAGTATTGTGCTCCTTTCCATTTATTCCTTGCATTTTCTTAACctggtcttaaaaaggtcttaaatataCCTGCAGAGACTAAGATGGTTGGCTATAcgaccagcaggtggcagtaaatATCTGTGAGAGGCTGAAAGATGTGTCCATTAATGTCACATTCTAGAATAATAAACCATGTATTAGATTACTACATATAGGCCAAAGTAGTGCATGTCAAAGTATCTGTCATACAAGTGAAGTAAAGTGCATTTTGTAATTCTTAAAACATGCAATACTTTAGTTCAATTTGACCCTGGTGCAGTGAATTATGCCCCAAATCAGAAGACTGTGTAGTGTTTTATTTAACACAGAGTCCACTTTCTCTTTGTAACACAGCTTGTGTATTAAACTTCTTTTGTGGTGTTGCAAAGGTAGCTGGCTGCTGGCGCTAAGAGAATCAATAATTCAAACGCAAAGTCTAATTTCCCTGCTTAGCCTGTCATATGAGATGAGTATCTCTCTCAGCCAGGAAAAAAACACTCCCAGTGGAGGCTGCTACACTTTTTCTAACcccaaacatttattatttgctTTATTGATTGATATCTCTGGTTTAAAAATGGTGAATGGTGACTTAAATATagaacacttattattattgaacATGATAAGTGCTCCTTATCTTTATTTAGCTTTTTCTAAAAGCTCTAATATTACATGTGTCCTTATGAATACAGAAAATGCATCTATGAGAACATAATACTGTTTAATACTTTAATACCGTTAAACCACTAATGTTTCAATCAGACAGAAACATATTTACGATTAAGttgttagaattattattttattattctagttattattttgtgtgtacaacaatataataatttgtttttaaaaatatatatttaccaatattgcattattatattatttttctcaattttaaatctatttattttgattatatatatatatatatatatatatatatatacatacatacatacatatatatatacacacacacacacacacacatatatatatatatatatatatatatatatatatatatatatatatatatatatatatatatatatacaattattattgtgTGTACATTTATAACAACTATTGtgatttacattataaaattgaattaatacataattaaataaaattaaatgaattaaaacagctTACCACTCTGTCTCCTATATaactttaaacaacaacaacaaggggAATTAAAtaagaaaggtaataaaaaaggCTGAACCTTCACAGTGTTTCATTCTTATCTCCTGTTTTTTTATGGTTGAGCTGTGTGTGATCATAAATGATGGACCTAAATTACTCTGCAGGTCATGTTCACGTCATTATCTTTTCTGTTTGCTCATCTGGGAGCTGTGAGATGATTGTGGCTCTGAATGTGTTCTCTTGTGTAACTGAGTGACTGACCTTTGGTCGTTGATTTTACAGCTCTGAATTGGTCAGTTTTGCCTTGGGAATGGCCTCCGGAGTGTGTTTTTTGATCTGTTGTGTCATTTTTATAGtggtttaaaaagtaaaaaagaccTTCTGTGTCAAGGAGTGTGCTGTTGCAGCTAATACACCCAAGCTCACCCTGTCCTTTGAATTTTTTTGAGGATGCAGTTTGCCCAAGGTGCTCGAGTGCATTTAAGATATTAGCTTTGACTGCAAAACCACATGATCGTGTCCGAGTAGCCCAGGGTGTAATCACAGAACTGAGCTCATCTGCCCCTAATAATCCAGCAGTCCGACTGCATCCACCTCAGCCCTGTTTCCATAGCAACATGCCATCCTAAAGAAACATGAGTGAGGAGGTATTCACCTCCGAGGGCTGAGACCACTGTACTGCCTCGACAAGCCCCACTCCCTGTCCTGTTGCATTATCATTTCAAGAGAGAAAAGGAACTACACGCTGTTGTCCCGTCTAACTGAACAGCACAAGAGCAGTCTGACTGTATTTTTATTGGTCTTCGgtcttttaaaaagttaaatgaaaCCTGTGACTGCAGTCATGGTCATATATTAACCATAAGCATGTACATGAACTACTGATCTAAAAagcattatataatatttcgATAATGACTTGATAgtaaatgataaaatgtaatgaaaGTAATAAAGTGTGACCTATTATACAAGTTTATGCCTATAATCATAAACTTACTAGTTATttgtaaaattaatatttgtCAGAATATCagtctatcaatcaatcaatctgtctctttgtctatctatctatctatctatctatctatctatctatctatctatctatctatctatctatctatctatctatctatctatctatctatctatctatctattcaaatTCCGCACTGCCTATGTTTTAGTAATTAAAGTGGATATGaattcatattaatttaatttatatcaaATCGATATCTTTGCTTTAATCACTGTAGATTTAATAAGCGCAGGTGGGTCGCGTTCAGCAGCCCGTGCGTTCTCACGCGGAGTTCACCTGTAACTGGAGTGATGACGTGTCGGTGCGCGCAGGGGGCGTTCCGCGCGAGTGCAGGTGCAACAGCTCTCCAAACGCGTCATTACACACGGACTGAAGTACCGTTAGTGTTCACCCCACTCTCGCTGTCTGTGGAGTGCGTCGAGAAACTCCAGCGCTGTGAGAATCTTCCGGGATATTCGCCGAGAAACGAACGCACACTTGTTCAGTCTCATGCCACGGAATTCTGAGGAGTCAAAGATGATTTCCAGCTTTGAATGTAGCGTCAATCTTCCCACGGTGAACATCGCTTGTTTTGAGGAGAACACTAAGTTTTAGGACACTTGAAAGAGCCTTAGCGCTTTGATTTGTTTGTAGATAACCGTTATCTACTTCACGCGCAGTGTTAATACTGACGAGCGCGCGCAGAGCGGACACTCTTCACATGCTGAGCCATGGAGACGCTAACTTCAGCGAAACTTCACACCTGCCTGGCATTCTTATCATTTCTGTGCTCTATCCCAGGTAGGCTGTTTCTACACCAGTACATGAACTGTTACTGTGCGCTGGGAATGCAAATACTTCATGTGTTTACATAATGGATAGATATGAATAGGTATAGCCTACTTGAGCTTAGTTTCATTCAGACGGTTTTTACAGTCAAacgctaaaaatatatataaaaaaatacaagccAACAGTACTGAGTAATACTTTACATGTTTAAACGTGTTATAAAATAgttaattgtttgtgtgtgtgtgtgtgtttgtgtgtgtgtgtgtgtgtatgtgtgtatacatgttatatacatgttatataaacaataatatttcatatgtcttttgtttgttgtttacagTCTACAAGAATAAGAAAAGACATAATAAGAAAATTAGGCTATAAAAGTGAACTGGAATGTAGGTTATAGTTTACCAAATGGTAGGAAACAAATAAAGTGgaagaatatataaaatacacatatataataCCTTAATAACACATGTCTAATACTTCTACATGATGTCCCTTAAGTCATATGCCCTTATGAAACACTGTTATCTAAACACTTCATGAGTAGACTAGTTTCACTTGGGTGTGGTCATATGCTCATGGAGTCATTTGACATGCTGCTTTCCAAAGCAATAAGGTCATTTCCCTTTAATTATTCTGTATGTAAAGTACAAACAATTGATATTGTTTGGAAATAAAGTGACGTAGCAATACTTTAGCAGTTGTAAGTAACAGATATGAGGGTTCTGCGATTAATGATCTTTGTTTTCTTATGCATGCATGCAAATGCGACACATTTTGCAGGTGCGTCCTCTTCTCTGCAGTGCCTAGAAAAGAGGGAactaaaaagaatataaaatggaTTAACAGCGGCTATTTCCttgagtaaatacatttttttacattttttttattgagagaACTTGATCAGTTAAAAAGTTTGAACCTAATGTGAAATCTTGAGCTGCAGGTCAGACATTTGAAGTGCAAACCAAGGATTTACTAAACCCATTGGAATGAAATAGCgcaaaaaaaaataccattgcaGGGTTTCTGTGTTAAGCCCAGGTGGCAGGGATAAAATAAATTCAGAAGAACATCATAAGTTCCTGTAATCCTGCATTGCTCTGGTAGCTTGTACAAGTCAAAGCATGGCTTTGGGTAAAAGCCCTTGTTAGCCGTTTGGTGACACTGATAAAAACAAAGCAATTTCATGCCCGGTTTTGTTTGTCCTGTTTTTATATTTAGAAGAACTTTGCAACAACTTTAGCAAGTAGTCAACACAAATCCagtaatgtcttgtgaagtgaaaagctatgtgtttgtaaaaaacaaatccataattaaggCATTGTAACTAGGGTTGGTCTGAATACCATTTTTCgagcttcgaagcttcggtagtaatcAACACTGAATATTCGAAGCTTCGAAAGGAGGGGGTtgaacatattcttctctctaataaaggcaggaatctctgtgtatctgtctgtctgtttgcatcTATATTATGTCGAGAACCATCCATCCAATGACTTCACCTGTGGCGGGTGTGTTGCAGCGGAcccaagggagtgcagtgtcgcattttGGTGCAATATGGACATGCGAAACATACAGAATTAATAATCTTGTAATAAACTAGAGAAGGGCGAGCCAGAAGTGGTGCACCTCATGCAGACAGTGTTTATATGCtccgagaacggacactgcactagtgatacaaagcacacaggtctgttaagaacaaaatcaaaattattattattagcctgggctactgtatgttttttttcatggCTGCCGAATTTGCAAGTATTTTCCAAGAAAGTTAAGTGCACATTTTTATCATGTAAAATTACTGATTGACATGTGGCGGATAAaagcagcttgtttttttttacaccaacaatATATTACTACTTACAGAAATTACAGGTGATTTTTCAAACTTGATGTGCTGTTGTGGTAGACCAATTTCAAATTGCACATATGGGACACTGCCTTTGTTTTGTCCTCActcaatttaaagtgctcccatCTTCTTTTCCAGATGGACTGAATCATGacgttcactcaaaaaaaaaaaaaaaaaaaaaaaaaaaaaagattattcaaaCCTCAAAATTACAAATCGAATGCCAAACCACgaacaaatatttgaataatcAAATATTTTGATACACCCCTAATTGTAACTTAAAACCATGCTTTTGGCTAAAATATGCATCCTCTGTCACTAATGTTTCTTTCTTCATTCAGAAAGCGATCtcctctgaatcaggagagaatcTGCACTGATAAAACTGTTTACAAGTTAAAACAGTCTTTTTCATTAGAGAAAGAGTGATTATGGACTCTAATTTTAGCCAATAGTGATGGTTTAAAGGTAAAATGCCTTAATGAAAGCACTTTTGTGTGAACTGAGACAAAATGAATTTGGGAACTTTCATGTGATGAACTGCACCTTTGTGAACCTGAGAGGATTTTATAAATCCACTAAAACTCACCTTgagaaataaatgcaaatatctggaaatatatatatatatatatataaaattttgatttgatattttatctaaTCCAATTACATTCAGACCAGACCAAAGGTACATTTAAAGTGTGACTTACTGAAACTGTCCGAATACTTTTTGGGGTCATTGCAGCTAGAACTGGCATTTTTCCATTAATGCCATGTTGGTTAGGGTTTGAGATGTGGGGTGTGTTGAGTATCAGGATGTCCCATGTACAGAAATGAGTGGTCTCCCTCTCCCAGTGCTGTGTCCCTAGAGGAACATGCTCAGTTCGGTCTGGGGTCATGGGAAAACTAGTGGGCGACTTTCCCAACTCTCTTCTTGGCCTATTGCATTCTTGCAAatacacacagtgacacacacatatgtataatgGCATCATAATCCATGTGACATATCCTCTTGGAGAGGATTTTTCATTACATGGCTTGTACAACCAATTGTCTTTTGATGTGCCTTTGTTTCTTTGTGTTGACATTTTCTTTcgagtgatttatttttttaatttttttattttttttggaaaagattGTGATTCATTCAAGTCCTATAGCAGCTTAGATCACCAGTGTTTTTGGATCCATTCATCATTAAATTTAACTTGGTATGGTGTAGTGGCAGGTTGTTGTGCCGATGTGTCAGTTTAGCCTATACTGAGCTCATGCTGGGTGACGTTGTGTTGATGCTTTTACGCTGCTCTCTAGCTGGTCTTACAGGAATCTGTGTAACAATTCTTGACTAGAGATACTGAGGTCAGACGCAGAGACTCCTTCCTGTCAACTCTTGAAGGCACGCACAGATTCTCACTCATACTAATATCTCAGTGGAAGAAACAGAAGGGCAGAGTTTAGCATGACATATTTCAGAGGGGACACCTATGTCTTTTTCACAACCTATACAGTCCAGTTTAACCAAGACATGCATATTTAAATTAAGGCAAATTACAATTTTTGGTGCATCTTTGCACCATTTCCttatttgcataattcctttagtgAATGCTGAAGCAACGCAGACAGCTCGTGCAAATGAATGTCAGCGGGTGCAattcatttttagtgaatttttattgtgttttgtaaAGGGGCTTACATATCGTTATATGAAACCAATTAattcaaaatcatatttttttttattttatccattaCCATAATAATATTGATTATCCTTATCTTGCAATCCAACAAGAAAAGTAAgaaattttcattattattatttttctttttttgatagcAGAGCATCAAAACTATTGACATGAAACTAAATGAATCCTGCAAATCCAGTTAATGCAACTCAGGAGAAGAGTAATCTTGAAGAGCTAGCTGAGCTTTTGTAGAGGAAGTGACAGAGTAATTACCACTGCTAAAATCCAGTGTAATCTCATGTGGCTGGTCAGGAATCATACAGTGCTGAAATGCAGTGACAGCAATTTACTGTCTGACTGTCTCTCTTGTCATATTGTCTTATTATACCTGGAGTTCTCCCTTTACACtgtaagaaatatttttaaacattatctTCATATGGTAGAATCTTAATTTTTATTCTAGTGAAAAATATTAGTTAACATTGCTGAATTATTATACAACATAATACTAACTAATGTACATCAGGAAACAgtaattttttaagatttttaagaaaCAGATACTTAGAACCTAGTGTACTGCTACCTTGCTATTAGGCAGCTGCCTATTGGCCTACTGAGAGGTTCTTGTTAAGCCTCAATTGCTGATCAAGAGTTTCTTTGGGTAAAATGGGTGACCTTGGGGTCACAGTGTGTTGTATAGCTCTCCTGCCAAGAACACTTCTTTCTTCAGATAAATAGCCTGACACAGATATGAGCAAGAAAAACAATTGTTATGGAGAGAGATTGCAAAAAGAGTGAGAATCAGAAGTGAGCTGTCACTGAGTTTATGTGCAGCTGTCATCCTCATCAGCCATTAGAGGACAGAAAGCTTTACTTTACAGCTCATCAGCACTAGCCTACTTCAGCTCCTGTGGCCGGGTACAGCTTCAAAACCTCattactgtaagaaaaaaaaaacaccttgcacACAGTCATTTATAACCTTTGAGAACAGTCATCTTCACATATAATTACATACTCATACTTCAGACAGGGTCCTGAAcctgtgtttacattctggtgacTATAACAATAATTTTGGTGGTACTCTCATTATAAGCTGTAATTATAGACTTTCAGAGGGAGTATTAGGATCATTGGCGCACACCATTGTTTTGGCGAGCTTAGACTTCATTACGATAATGACAGCTCAGAGGTAAAGACCCTCTGTCTCGCTGGTTTTATCCTCCCATCGGGCTTTCAAAGACAAGATGCACACAGTCAGAGCTGTTCTCAACATCAACTAAAATGAGTTTGAGCATTGATTTAATTtgcatgttgttgttttaattctCCATTCCATTTGCTCTCACTTCAAGACTTTGTGATTTACTGGAAATATATTGTATACTGTAATTCAATCAAGGGTGCCATGAGGATGGGTTGATCCTGAATAACACATTTAGTTTAGTCCAGTGTGACTTCCACGAATCCACTGACCAATTGGCCATTGCCCCACACAAGCAGTAATGCTCTAAATAGGAGGGGATTGATTCAGGGGCCAAGCCTCAGGCAGTGACCTCTTGTTTCATGTTCTTTCATTAGCAGTGGTAAGAATTAAATGCTCTAAAATGAGCTTACTATATTTAGATTTAAACCCTATTGTTTAGCAGCTATGCGTCTTGTGCCAAGTCTGAACAAACACAAAGGGAAATGAGGAAATATAGCTTTGTTGATAGGCAACAAAAATGATACTCACTTCATGACTTTCAGTAACACTAACCTGCATTTGTTTCACTGGAAAATCTTCTTTAAAGAGAACAACGGTAAAATTTAAATTTGTATACTGGTATTGTGATTAAACTTCAGGTTGTTGCCGCTTGGCTCTCTGTGACCTTCATTGACGCTTGgcaagtgtgttttttttcctcattagtgACTGATCATTACTGTCATTGATTTCTCACTTAAATCCTTTAGTCATTAAGGTGGATCCTCTTTGGCTCGCCACAGAGTTATTTTTGGCTCTCATTTGTAGGACTTGTAGTGTTTGAGTTCGAAAGTGTTAGTATTCGGTTTATTATGTGCCTGCTACTAGTGCTGTACAAAAATCATGTTTGACTGTCTCTAGTGGAGTAATTgctcatttttaattaataaataaaaattttttgatttaataagttatttttttgttattatataaaataatttccccagaagaaaatgtattatagaagtttgtgtgtttgtgtgtgtgtgtgcatacaatgtatttattaaatgtatgtatttatattcatataatttatattttatatatataatataaatatataaaaaaataaacataagatatttttcttaaatatatacatattaaatatatacatgcatatacatatacagtgtttttgtgtgtatatacagtatatacatacatataaagtACACATTTCTTGCCACTGTGTCTTTGCTTTGTAAGCAAAGCGACATGTTGTCTAGCAAATTAACAGGTGATGTTTCTTTAGCACTCATTTTTGAGCCACAGAGTATAATTTGAAGCACAAAACACTCATCTGTGATTCCGAAAACGCACTTATTACAACCACAAGTTGTTACTGAAAGTTCTGAAGACCATTTAAATAGCTGTAATTTGTTATTGCATTTGTATTGGatttatgcacattttatttcTTGTGGAGCCCTACTGTGTGCTTTCCATGCAAGACATAATACAGATATTTGAATTTGTCCCCTGCTTTTATTTCTTCCAATCTAAGCATATAGACTATTTCTATGATAATTTATGATAATTTTATCCTCCTAAGACAGCCCAGGGGTGATGCTGCATCTCTGCGGTATATGTCGAGCTAATATCTCACAAGCTGCTGCTCCCATCAGCTACATCAAGCATGCAGTTTGGAAGCGGGGTGATGCGGTATGCATTACGACATGCAGGGACacacatattgtgtgtgtgtgtgtgtgcgtgtttcagATTCAAATTCTTGCATCTATTCCAAGTCCCCGCGTCTTTCAGTTAAGCCCAGGTTTTCAATTGTTACAACCCCGGCTTTGCATcaaataaatctttttatttcCTTTGTATGTTGTAACGTGGTCCTCTGAACTCAACCACAGATCATTATCAAATAGTTCTACCAACGCAATCTCTggagtaacatttatttttctacttTATCTTTTCCTAAATCGATTTTATTCCTAATTTATACAGGTAGCACTCCATGCATCCCTCCATTCCCAGTTTGCTCTTGACATATGTGGAAACACTTATGAAAATAAAAGCCATGGTCCCCCAACAGAGTGTCGCCTAAAACACATTAAAGTGAATGAAAGAGATGTCCTGTTCTTACCCTGTGCCAAATCCATTACTGCTAGTCACTGTCATTAGCCATTCATTCCCGCTCACCACTCAGAAATAATCAGTACAGGAGGTGCACCAGTGTTTTCATCTTCTCTCCATCAGTGTAAAAATAGCCGGAGCTGTCAGGAGCAGGTCTGCTTTTTCCCTCCACTATCGATAATTCAGACTCCTAATTACTGTGTGATACATAATTGAGCACTTGATGAAAACCTATGGATGTTCATTTAAACTGTTTCACCTTTAACCTGCTGCCTCTCATGATGGCAGCCTTGGAGAGATTCCGGATATACTATTGAGACTGGGAATGATTGAGAATTGAGGATTTTATGTGAGATTTATGGAATTCATCAAGagataaaaacaacaaattacTTATCTTCTCACAAATTAAACTACGAAGTATGAATATCactgaataaattaatatgtCTTTACAGTCTTTATGCCG
It includes:
- the LOC132127629 gene encoding myb/SANT-like DNA-binding domain-containing protein 2; the protein is MAAPSNAERSPDLSVPLKILKTEVPSPESEDLSDSNQYHSNPSTPNRFSPLNVGVSLSGGAGRSGSASASNSFTACRGMSWTPSETNALIAVWGNERLAEARMQQLEVAGTVFSGKAPGPAMYERVSRALSELGYERTPSQCRERMKTLRRCYSRVKEHGIGKRKSSYSFEQLEKVFGQGGWDSQSCQPVLINSSGLYQEMESDGSTMEDYSQEDWCNQDLSAAFNEGDLETEDNQLSKTRVLQIRLEPSEHSQRQEVMQNVMRILESVEVKWEHFQTWTDFSRLHLSNKLAIFGVGYNTRWREEIRYHYAEISSQVPLGKRLREYFNPEKAEGRVIMTKVQKMNWKNVYYKFLDITISEARCLELHMEVDWISIAQTRAAGCSNGSQYLLPGGIPKTYGLYAIGYEEMSGSNSSPSTEDKSSPSQEEEETDHCENLEKDKRPSSKVTYSYLGIAEERTLQQCLFQHFQTSGKHYTRGEPSAVTRFLQDNCTGQTKEGVLSGLHIYIKFIEVELDFLSAGSLVECLETAIGYSLKFNKKDAL